A genome region from Eurosta solidaginis isolate ZX-2024a chromosome 2, ASM4086904v1, whole genome shotgun sequence includes the following:
- the LOC137239308 gene encoding uncharacterized protein isoform X2: protein MQRKATTPAKEPVSCQRFSLDLEEDLQTLLEAREAPHVANVDQHESNVAISGNAMNKLFEMEDENKSNNANTIKRIPYNFSTKASCDETVFECQQQRTSDESFMALEKMCDKTASDPDSTLFKYILSENKDMVKEDAKKRSADGNYFKIPCKQELQEIDEEAQSLQRLLHDLCVQEQHQLDNETPLKSIDVTLLEDIEAPSKMWDSTIVGDTTLQTSPLKMVRLLRPSTILEENYEDQSNSSLGGDDASSHISFQSAQKGSETSATTSFKKKSLPTL from the exons atgcaacg aaaggctacaacgcctgctaaagagccggtatcttgccaacgctttagcttggatttagaggaggatctacaaactttgctaGAAGCACGCGAAGCTCCTCATGTAGCGAATGTGGATCAACACGAAAGTAACGTTGCTATTAGcggaaatgcaatgaacaaactatttgaaatggaggatgaaaataaatccaacaatgcaaatactataaagaggattccttataatttttcaactaagGCATCTTGTGACGAAACTGTATTTGAATGCCAACAGCAACGTACGTCTGATGAAAGTTTTAtggctttggaaaaaatgtgtgataaaacagcatccgatcctgacagcacactatttaagtacatacttagcgagaacaaggatatggttaaagaagatgctaaaaagcgcagcgccgatggaaactattttaaaatcccttgtaaacaag aactacaagaaatagatgaagaagcacaatcactgcaacgtctattgcatgacttatgcgtacaggagcagcatcaattggataatgaaactcctttaaaaagtattgatgtaacactactagaagatattgaagcgccatctaaaatgtgggactccacaatagtgggcgataccactttacaaacttcacctttgaaaatggtgagacttctcagaccatctactatactagaggaaaattacgaagatcagtctaatagttctttgggtggtgatgatgcatcatcacacataagctttcaaagcgctcaaaaaggcagtgaaacttcagcgacaacaagctttaaaaaaaaaagcttacCTACGCTCTAA
- the FIG4 gene encoding polyphosphoinositide phosphatase, with translation MNNDNANIFFNPLISAIQKVVLYETRTRLYLVGSNNRETRFRLLTIDRTQHDRVVIDENPNELNALEIRRFLISLGSSPRVTSAYGVLGFVRFLEGYYLLLVTKRKCCAHIGMHLIYTIKDTVMVRVNESSTLRTPHPYEERYKKMFQSIDWRSNFYFSYSYDLTRTLQYNESAPRYVGPNVDLEHDEPLPDWNKLTNNVVAPDERVNYAFRSTPRTRFVWNAFLLQSMRGIMLKDWLLEVTHGYISQSCISVFGRHVNVCLIARRSTRFAGTRFLKRGANCQGDVANEVETEQIVTDGQRMCSFTQMRGSVPSHWSQDVVKMVPKPQIQLDICDPYAQTPARHFERLLFHYGAPVIMLNLVKKREKRKHESIISKELVDSIRYLNQFLPPQHRMKHIHFDMARKSRAGGNVMEMLADISESIVQQTDMFFKARGSECTFQTGIVRTNCVDCLDRTNTAQFAIGKCALGHQLERLGFVKSAKLEFDSDCVTMLENLYEEHGDTLALQYGGSQLVHRIKTYRKTAAWASQGNDIMQTLSRYYSNTFSDTEKQHSINIFLGYYIPSKNHTKQNQPIWEMQTDYYMHYKPLSPQNETRLITDWVRRKVRTCLPYSTSDSNKIVKELFRVHSKGLEMIDAYANYHQSFKWTDLSEHIAFEISQLALRYMPTFRTNYSPFHRQVKERKAQKNPNLTGQSSTSSTNSNSSSSTSEADDSSTDEDLSAGYSIKDTNQTESIEQESFTLESLFPPMEEVYGCKITNPSKANMAIYKKYVQMGKMCSTLPSSMAPRERDNEMSKLMRGMNLRPLNDYGNDTYLSVKSPTVSAESRKIYAEYCKVPRNFNAVPKFEEIDVLYRYVQML, from the exons ATGAACAACGAcaatgcaaatatattttttaaccCACTTATAAGTGCGATACAAAAAGTTGTGCTCTACGAGACACGCACG CGTCTCTACCTTGTGGGCAGCAACAATCGAGAGACGCGGTTTCGTTTGCTCACCATTGATCGTACGCAGCACGATCGCGTAGTCATCGATGAGAATCCAAATGAACTGAACGCGTTGGAAATTCGCCGTTTCCTTATATCACTTGGCAGCTCACCGCGTGTGACCTCTGCCTATGGTGTACTTGGCTTTGTACGCTTTCTGGAAGGTTATTACTTGCTGCTCGTTACTAAACGCAAATGTTGTGCACACATTGGCATGCATTTAATTTACACCATTAAGGATACGGTAATGGTGCGTGTTAATGAATCGAGTACACTGCGTACACCACATCCATATGAAGAACGTTATAAGAAAATGTTTCAAAGTATCGATTGGCGTAGTAATTTTTATTTCTCCTATTCATATGATTTAACACGCACTCTACAATATAATGAATCAGCGCCACGTTATGTAGGACCCAATGTCGATTTGGAACATGATGAACCCTTGCCAGATTGGAATAAATTAACAAATAATGTTGTAGCGCCAGATGAACGTGTGAACTATGCTTTTCGCAGCACCCCACGTACGCGCTTTGTCTGGAATGCTTTCCTCTTACAGTCGATGCGTGGCATAATGCTTAAGGATTGGCTGTTAGAGGTCACACATGGCTATATTAGCCAATCGTGTATAAGTGTATTTGGCCGACATGTTAATGTATGTTTGATTGCACGTCGAAGTACACGTTTTGCTGGTACACGTTTTCTCAAACGTGGCGCCAATTGTCAAGGTGATGTAGCAAATGAAGTGGAAACAGAGCAAATCGTAACAGATGGTCAACGTATGTGCTCCTTTACACAAATGCGTGGTTCAGTGCCATCGCATTGGTCGCAGGATGTTGTAAAAATGGTACCTAAACCACAAATACAACTGGATATTTGTGATCCGTATGCACAAACACCAGCTCGTCATTTTGAGCGTTTACTCTTTCATTATGGTGCACCAGTAATTATGTTGAATTTGGTAAAAAAGCGTGAAAAGCGCAAACATGAATCAATCATCTCCAAAGAGTTGGTGGACAGCATCCGCTATTTAAATCAATTCCTGCCACCACAACATCGTATGAAGCATATACATTTCGATATGGCACGTAAGAGTCGCGCTGGTGGCAATGTCATGGAAATGTTGGCCGACATATCAGAAAGTATTGTTCAACAGACTGACATGTTTTTTAAAGCGCGTGGTAGTGAATGCACTTTTCAAACAGGGATAGTGCGTACGAATTGCGTAGATTGCTTAGATCGCACAAATACAGCACAGTTTGCTATTGGCAAGTGTGCTTTGGGTCATCAGTTGGAACGTTTGGGTTTTGTCAAATCTGCCAAATTGGAATTTGATTCGGATTGTGTGACGATGTTAGAGAATTTATATGAGGAGCATGGTGATACGTTGGCGCTACAATATGGTGGCTCCCAGCTGGTGCATCGTATAAAAACGTACCGAAAGACAGCAGCATGGGCTTCACAAGGCAATGACATTATGCAAACTTTGAGTCGTTATTACAGTAATACCTTCAGTGATACCGAAAAGCAGCACAGTATTAATATATTTCTTGGCTATTATATACCCAGCAAAAATCATACCAAGC AAAATCAACCCATCTGGGAAATGCAAACGGATTACTATATGCACTATAAGCCACTCTCACCACAAAATGAAACACGTCTAATTACCGATTGGGTGCGTCGTAAGGTCCGCACATGCTTGCCCTATTCCACCTCTGATTCCAACAAAATTGTCAAGGAACTATTTCGCGTTCATTCCAAAGGTCTTGAAATGATCGATGCATATGCAAACTATCATCAATCATTCAAGTGGACCGATCTCAGTGAACACATAGCATTTGAAATAAGTCAACTGGCCCTGCGTTACATGCCTACATTCCGCACCAACTATTCACCATTTCACCGACAAGTGAAAGAACGTAAAGCTCAAAAGAATCCCAATCTTACCGGCCAAAGCTCAACAAGTTCCACAAATAGTAATTCATCAAGTTCAACATCGGAAGCAGACGATAGCTCAACAGATGAAGATTTAAGTGCTGGTTATTCCATTAAAGATACCAATCAAACTGAGTCCATAGAGCAGGAATCATTTACGCTCGAGTCTCTATTTCCACCCATGGAGGAAGTGTATGGTTGTAAAATTACAAATCCATCTAAAGCTAATATGGCCATATACAAGAAGTATGTGCAAATGGGCAAAATGTGTAGTACGCTGCCATCGTCAATGGCACCACGTGAACGTGATAATGAAATGTCTAAGCTAATGCGTGGTATGAATTTGCGTCCGCTCAATGATTATGGAAATGATACTTATTTAAGTGTTAAGTCTCCAACGGTTAGCGCAGAAAGTCGAAAGATCTATGCTGAATATTGTAAGGTGCCGCGTAATTTCAATGCAGTGCCGAAATTTGAAGAAATCGATGTGCTCTATCGTTATGTTCAAATGCTTTAG
- the LOC137239308 gene encoding uncharacterized protein isoform X1 — protein MLIQIVRIAVINIIKATTPAKEPVSCQRFSLDLEEDLQTLLEAREAPHVANVDQHESNVAISGNAMNKLFEMEDENKSNNANTIKRIPYNFSTKASCDETVFECQQQRTSDESFMALEKMCDKTASDPDSTLFKYILSENKDMVKEDAKKRSADGNYFKIPCKQELQEIDEEAQSLQRLLHDLCVQEQHQLDNETPLKSIDVTLLEDIEAPSKMWDSTIVGDTTLQTSPLKMVRLLRPSTILEENYEDQSNSSLGGDDASSHISFQSAQKGSETSATTSFKKKSLPTL, from the exons atgttaatacaaattgtgcgcattgcggtgataaacatcat aaaggctacaacgcctgctaaagagccggtatcttgccaacgctttagcttggatttagaggaggatctacaaactttgctaGAAGCACGCGAAGCTCCTCATGTAGCGAATGTGGATCAACACGAAAGTAACGTTGCTATTAGcggaaatgcaatgaacaaactatttgaaatggaggatgaaaataaatccaacaatgcaaatactataaagaggattccttataatttttcaactaagGCATCTTGTGACGAAACTGTATTTGAATGCCAACAGCAACGTACGTCTGATGAAAGTTTTAtggctttggaaaaaatgtgtgataaaacagcatccgatcctgacagcacactatttaagtacatacttagcgagaacaaggatatggttaaagaagatgctaaaaagcgcagcgccgatggaaactattttaaaatcccttgtaaacaag aactacaagaaatagatgaagaagcacaatcactgcaacgtctattgcatgacttatgcgtacaggagcagcatcaattggataatgaaactcctttaaaaagtattgatgtaacactactagaagatattgaagcgccatctaaaatgtgggactccacaatagtgggcgataccactttacaaacttcacctttgaaaatggtgagacttctcagaccatctactatactagaggaaaattacgaagatcagtctaatagttctttgggtggtgatgatgcatcatcacacataagctttcaaagcgctcaaaaaggcagtgaaacttcagcgacaacaagctttaaaaaaaaaagcttacCTACGCTCTAA
- the LOC137241467 gene encoding uncharacterized protein has protein sequence MWNLIAIYEECKTRESCILFAEKLGLVLTSKKCRLHKTKMQVSCKGNNTVGSFRCRKGVCRSKANISRATGTFFENAKIDLAQIFYLMYAYACHWQQSQVRKEYFFKGTVLSSATICDWYNYCREVVVLYQISHQEAQGRIGGPGTVVQIDESKFGKRKYNKGRRVEGHWVLGMVQEGTNHIRMEVCPGNIRSAEVLIPLIKKHVVEGSTIHTDFWKAYDCLAEYGYEHRKVNHSDPDHPFVAEDGTHTQRIESEWHAFKHFLLEDNTNNCYNFSDLICEYLWRKKISNNHEDPFVKLIEAIKYTYSP, from the exons ATGTGGAATTTAATCGCAATTTACGAAGAATGTAAAACACGCGAGTCGTGCATTCTTTTCGCAGAAAAGCTCGGTTTAGTTTTGACATCGAAAAAGTGTAGACTGCATAAAACTAAAATGCAGGTATCATGCAAAGGAAACAACACGGTTGGAAGTTTCCGATGTCGGAAAGGGGTATGCCGGTCAAAGGCTAATATTTCGAGGGCAACGGGCACTTTTTTTGAAAACGCGAAAATTGATCTcgcacaaattttttatttaatgtacGCGTACGCGTGTCATTGGCAGCAGTCGCAAGTCCGGAAGGAATATTTTTTCAAGGGCACAGTCCTGTCTAGTGCAACTATATGCGATTGGTACAACTACTGTCGTGAAGTAGTTGTATTATATCAAATATCGCATCAGGAAGCTCAAGGAAGGATTGGTGGTCCCGGAACAGTTGTCCAGATCGACGAGAGCAAATTCGGAAAACGGAAATATAACAAAG gtcGAAGGGTCGAAGGACATTGGGTGTTGGGGATGGTGCAAGAAGGTACCAACCATATACGGATGGAGGTGTGTCCAGGAAATATTCGGTCCGCGGAGGTTCTCATACCCCTCATAAAGAAGCACGTTGTCGAAGGAAGTACGATACACACCGATTTTTGGAAAGCGTACGACTGTTTGGCTGAATATGGGTATGAGCATCGGAAAGTGAACCACAGCGATCCGGACCACCCCTTTGTGGCGGAAGATGGCACGCATACTCAGCGGATTGAGTCGGAGTGGCATGCATTTAAACACTTTTTGCTGGAGGATAACACGAATAACTGTTATAATTTTTCAGATTTAATTTGTGAGTATTTGTGGAGAAAAAAAATTAGCAATAATCACGAAGATCCATTCGTGAAATTAATTGAGGCTATTAAATATACGTACAGtccgtaa